In Brevibacillus brevis, a genomic segment contains:
- a CDS encoding Tm-1-like ATP-binding domain-containing protein gives MGQQLQRTPTVVLLGTLDTKGTEYGYIRERLHESGLNVLLIDAGVLGEPGVQPDVTKEEVAQAAGSSLRELVDAEDRGAAIKAMAAGAAMIVKQLHGEGRLQGILGLGGSGGTAMITQAMRELPVGVPKLMVSTMASGDTRPYVGEVDIAMMYSVVDIAGINQFSARILSNAAGAIAGMVKAAAPELAGEKPLIAATMFGVTTPAVETARKHLEELGYEILVFHATGTGGQSMEALMRDGFIRGALDLTTTELADDLVGGVLSAGPHRLETAGELGIPQVVSLGALDMVNFGPMDTVPDRFEGRLLYEHNPTVTLMRTTPEECAELGRRIALKLNQAKGPVALFVPLRGVSILSKEGQLFHDPAADQALIGALRQHVDPAVVEWVEMDTDMNDPVFARAMAERLHALLQASVPSQRT, from the coding sequence ATGGGACAACAGCTGCAACGAACACCCACTGTCGTACTGCTCGGCACATTGGATACCAAAGGAACCGAGTATGGCTATATACGAGAGCGCTTACATGAGAGCGGATTGAACGTCCTCCTGATCGACGCGGGGGTCCTGGGAGAGCCGGGGGTTCAGCCGGATGTGACAAAAGAAGAGGTCGCGCAGGCGGCAGGCAGCAGCTTGCGGGAGCTCGTGGATGCGGAAGATCGCGGGGCGGCCATCAAAGCGATGGCAGCCGGGGCGGCGATGATCGTGAAGCAGCTCCATGGCGAAGGACGCTTGCAAGGGATATTGGGACTCGGGGGTTCGGGCGGAACGGCGATGATCACGCAGGCGATGCGCGAGCTGCCTGTAGGAGTGCCCAAGCTGATGGTCTCCACGATGGCATCGGGCGATACACGGCCGTACGTCGGGGAAGTGGATATCGCCATGATGTACTCGGTGGTCGACATCGCCGGGATCAATCAATTTTCCGCCCGGATTTTGTCCAACGCAGCCGGGGCGATCGCCGGCATGGTCAAGGCTGCGGCCCCCGAGCTGGCAGGCGAAAAACCGCTGATCGCCGCTACGATGTTCGGGGTGACGACGCCAGCCGTCGAGACGGCCCGCAAGCATCTGGAGGAGCTCGGGTATGAAATTCTCGTCTTCCATGCGACCGGCACCGGCGGACAGTCGATGGAGGCATTGATGCGTGACGGATTTATCCGGGGAGCTCTCGATTTGACCACGACCGAGCTGGCCGACGATCTGGTAGGCGGCGTGCTTTCGGCAGGGCCGCATCGTCTGGAGACAGCAGGCGAGCTGGGAATTCCGCAGGTCGTATCGCTGGGGGCATTGGACATGGTCAATTTCGGACCGATGGATACCGTGCCGGACCGCTTTGAAGGAAGGCTGCTGTACGAACACAACCCGACGGTGACGCTGATGCGCACAACACCGGAGGAATGCGCGGAGCTGGGGCGCCGGATCGCACTCAAGCTGAATCAGGCGAAGGGCCCGGTCGCGCTGTTTGTTCCGTTGCGCGGGGTGTCGATCCTCTCCAAGGAAGGACAGCTGTTCCACGATCCGGCGGCAGACCAGGCTTTGATCGGGGCGCTGCGCCAGCATGTAGATCCAGCCGTGGTCGAATGGGTGGAGATGGATACGGACATGAACGATCCTGTATTCGCCCGCGCCATGGCAGAGCGTCTCCATGCACTCCTGCAAGCGTCCGTCCCGAGTCAGCGGACATGA
- a CDS encoding cupin domain-containing protein — MKQIHPNDVSTHSFDWGMIKWMITPDQTEGAKVTFGEVILLPEQGHDRHNHPDAEEILYVLSGEGRQMIGDEEPFSVKAGDVIYIPQAVFHSTYNTGWEPLRLLAFYNPGGAEKGLTTLPDFKEVPAGQFQRFTRP; from the coding sequence TTGAAACAGATCCATCCGAACGACGTTTCGACCCACTCATTTGACTGGGGCATGATTAAATGGATGATCACACCGGATCAGACGGAAGGGGCCAAGGTGACTTTCGGGGAAGTGATCTTGCTTCCCGAACAGGGGCACGACCGCCACAATCACCCGGATGCGGAGGAGATCCTGTACGTGCTGTCCGGAGAGGGGAGGCAGATGATCGGAGATGAAGAGCCGTTTTCTGTGAAGGCCGGAGACGTCATCTACATCCCGCAAGCGGTCTTCCATTCTACCTACAACACAGGCTGGGAGCCGCTGCGTCTGCTGGCCTTCTACAATCCGGGAGGAGCGGAAAAAGGTCTGACGACACTGCCTGACTTCAAAGAAGTGCCGGCCGGTCAGTTTCAAAGGTTTACGCGCCCGTAG
- a CDS encoding ABC transporter permease, which produces MEGKKFSLFDFVYKYGTVAVIVIVMLVFSLTNQYFFTYDNITDILRSISIVTFVAIGVTFSLIVGGFDLSVGSTVSLTTIVSASMMVWYQQSAWLTLLVPIVLSLLVGLINALLTVKIRIPDLLATLAMLYIVNGIQMTYSKGYSIYANMPMEDGSTAPGKFQDWFLWLGQGEIASVPVPVILTFLLVVVTHIYLTYTRQGRMLYMTGGNLEAARLSGIPVDRYRTLAYVLSALFSGLGGMLLAARIGTGQVSSGSSMLMDAVAAAFVGFSVFGAGKPNVFGTFVGAILIGVLLNGMTMLNLPYYAYDIVKGIVLALALAITYYQLRRKRKA; this is translated from the coding sequence GTGGAAGGAAAGAAATTCAGCCTGTTTGATTTTGTGTACAAGTACGGTACTGTCGCGGTGATCGTGATCGTCATGCTGGTCTTCAGCCTGACCAACCAATATTTCTTTACTTATGACAACATTACCGATATTTTGCGATCCATTTCGATCGTGACCTTTGTGGCGATCGGGGTGACGTTTTCCTTGATCGTCGGCGGCTTCGACCTGTCGGTTGGTTCGACCGTTTCCTTGACCACCATCGTGTCTGCCTCGATGATGGTTTGGTACCAGCAAAGCGCGTGGCTGACACTGCTCGTCCCGATCGTGCTCAGCTTGCTCGTCGGCCTGATCAACGCGCTGCTGACGGTGAAGATCCGCATTCCCGATTTGCTCGCGACCCTCGCCATGCTCTATATCGTCAACGGCATTCAGATGACGTACTCCAAAGGATACTCCATCTACGCGAACATGCCGATGGAAGACGGATCGACGGCGCCCGGAAAATTCCAGGACTGGTTCCTGTGGCTGGGCCAAGGGGAGATCGCTTCTGTTCCGGTCCCGGTCATCTTGACCTTCCTGCTCGTGGTCGTCACCCACATCTATTTGACCTATACGCGCCAAGGCCGGATGCTGTACATGACGGGCGGCAACCTCGAAGCGGCGCGCTTGTCCGGGATTCCGGTCGACCGCTACCGGACGCTGGCGTACGTGCTGTCTGCGCTGTTCTCCGGGCTGGGCGGGATGCTCCTCGCTGCACGGATCGGGACCGGCCAGGTCAGCAGCGGCAGCTCGATGCTGATGGACGCAGTCGCAGCCGCTTTCGTAGGCTTTTCCGTGTTCGGCGCGGGGAAACCGAACGTCTTTGGCACCTTTGTCGGAGCGATCCTGATCGGGGTGCTGCTGAACGGGATGACGATGCTCAACCTGCCGTACTATGCATACGACATCGTCAAAGGAATTGTGCTGGCGCTGGCACTTGCCATCACGTACTACCAGCTGCGCCGGAAGCGCAAGGCGTAA
- a CDS encoding sugar ABC transporter substrate-binding protein: MKKKLGLLVTLALTASLALTACGNGGGGNAAGGASGEKTKKIALIMRQNVGTFSAQYINGVKKEVEKNGGELTVFNADTDLAKMASNLDAAVNQHFDGILIDHGTAEALQQGTQKAVDKKIPVVLFDTDIKIPGVPIVEQDDQKLADLSLEKLAADTGGKGNIVKIWVAGFAPMEKRQITYESFLKKYPDVKEVAAFGSATNNTAQDTQSQMEAILKKYPNKGDITAVWASWDEFAKGATRAIQQAGRTEIKVYSIDLSDEDLQMMQDANSPWTATAAVDPSNIGRIQAETVFKKIKGEEVPDNVKLNPVLVKQDDLPKDKKVTMGDLPQYVKEWGK; encoded by the coding sequence ATGAAAAAGAAACTGGGTCTATTGGTCACACTCGCACTGACAGCGTCTCTCGCATTGACGGCATGCGGAAACGGCGGAGGCGGAAATGCAGCTGGCGGTGCGTCTGGTGAGAAAACAAAGAAAATTGCGTTGATTATGCGTCAAAATGTTGGGACTTTTTCGGCACAATACATCAACGGGGTCAAGAAAGAAGTGGAGAAAAACGGCGGCGAGCTCACCGTATTCAACGCGGACACCGATTTGGCGAAGATGGCGTCCAATCTGGATGCGGCGGTCAACCAGCACTTTGATGGCATCCTGATTGACCACGGTACAGCGGAAGCTTTGCAGCAAGGCACCCAAAAAGCGGTGGACAAAAAGATTCCGGTCGTACTCTTCGACACGGACATCAAAATCCCGGGAGTGCCGATCGTCGAGCAGGACGACCAGAAGCTGGCCGACTTGAGCCTCGAGAAGCTGGCGGCGGACACGGGCGGCAAAGGAAACATCGTCAAGATCTGGGTAGCCGGTTTCGCCCCCATGGAAAAACGCCAAATCACGTATGAATCGTTCCTGAAAAAATATCCGGACGTAAAAGAAGTGGCTGCTTTCGGATCGGCCACCAACAACACTGCCCAAGACACGCAATCGCAAATGGAAGCCATCCTGAAAAAGTATCCGAACAAAGGCGACATCACCGCGGTATGGGCATCCTGGGATGAATTCGCCAAAGGAGCGACTCGCGCGATCCAACAGGCGGGACGCACGGAAATCAAAGTGTACTCCATCGACCTGAGCGACGAGGACCTGCAAATGATGCAAGACGCAAACTCTCCTTGGACAGCAACGGCTGCGGTAGATCCGTCGAACATCGGACGCATCCAGGCCGAGACCGTATTCAAGAAAATCAAAGGCGAAGAAGTGCCAGACAACGTGAAGCTGAACCCTGTTCTCGTGAAACAGGACGACTTGCCAAAGGATAAGAAAGTAACGATGGGCGACCTTCCCCAATACGTGAAAGAGTGGGGCAAGTAA
- a CDS encoding DinB family protein gives MIAFFEYNWQVRDEWFDWCAQLSAEELLKERTGGAGSILYTLFHIMDVEYSWIRGIQGKEDVTVAFADYATLERIKALSNQWRREVAEFLQSDLEQLREKLVRVPWDERTYTGNEILHHVIAHEIHHIGQLSVWARELNLSPVSAAFVGRELKPRQIKKA, from the coding sequence TTGATCGCGTTTTTTGAATACAACTGGCAGGTGCGAGATGAATGGTTCGACTGGTGTGCCCAGCTATCGGCGGAGGAATTGCTGAAGGAGCGTACGGGTGGGGCAGGAAGCATTCTCTATACCCTTTTTCACATCATGGATGTGGAGTACAGCTGGATTCGCGGAATTCAGGGAAAGGAGGATGTGACCGTTGCGTTTGCTGATTATGCTACGCTGGAACGGATAAAAGCTCTTTCCAACCAATGGCGAAGGGAGGTGGCCGAATTTTTGCAATCGGATCTCGAGCAACTCAGAGAAAAACTCGTCCGCGTACCTTGGGATGAACGTACATACACCGGGAATGAGATCCTGCACCATGTCATCGCCCACGAAATTCATCACATCGGCCAGCTTTCCGTGTGGGCGCGGGAATTGAATCTGAGCCCTGTATCTGCCGCCTTTGTGGGGAGGGAGTTGAAACCAAGACAAATCAAAAAGGCATGA
- a CDS encoding phosphoenolpyruvate hydrolase family protein, which translates to MITREQALATLKSEIQAGRPIIGAGAGTGLSAKSAEAGGADLIIIYNSGRYRMAGRGSLAGLLPYGDANQIVVEMAGEVLPVVQKTPVLAGVCGTDPFRLMPVFLKQLKEMGFTGVQNFPTVGLFDGNFRANLEETGMGYDLEVNMIRHAHELGLLTAPYVFDEEQARKMAEAGADILVPHVGLTTSGTIGAKTALTLDEAVERVQAMHDAAKEVNPDIIVLCHGGPIAEPDDAAYVLERTTGVVGFFGASSMERLPTEVAISANMRKFKSIGHGGE; encoded by the coding sequence ATGATCACACGAGAACAAGCACTGGCGACTTTGAAAAGCGAAATCCAGGCAGGACGTCCTATCATCGGTGCAGGGGCAGGCACGGGCCTGTCGGCAAAGTCAGCTGAAGCGGGAGGCGCAGACCTCATCATCATCTACAACTCCGGCCGTTACCGGATGGCGGGACGCGGCTCTCTGGCGGGGCTGCTTCCGTATGGCGATGCCAACCAGATCGTGGTGGAAATGGCGGGCGAGGTGCTTCCGGTCGTACAGAAAACGCCGGTGCTGGCGGGCGTGTGCGGCACCGATCCGTTTCGCCTGATGCCTGTGTTCCTGAAGCAGCTGAAGGAAATGGGCTTCACCGGGGTGCAAAACTTCCCGACGGTAGGGCTGTTCGATGGCAATTTCCGCGCCAATCTGGAAGAGACGGGGATGGGCTACGACCTGGAAGTGAACATGATTCGCCACGCGCACGAGCTCGGGCTCTTGACGGCTCCGTACGTTTTCGACGAGGAACAGGCCAGAAAAATGGCCGAAGCGGGAGCCGATATCCTCGTTCCGCACGTGGGGCTGACCACTTCCGGCACGATCGGCGCGAAGACGGCTCTCACGCTCGATGAAGCAGTCGAACGGGTACAAGCCATGCATGACGCAGCCAAGGAAGTCAATCCGGACATCATCGTGCTGTGCCACGGCGGCCCGATCGCCGAGCCGGACGATGCCGCCTACGTGCTGGAGAGAACGACGGGCGTAGTCGGTTTCTTCGGGGCGTCGAGCATGGAGCGGCTTCCTACCGAAGTCGCCATTTCTGCAAACATGCGCAAATTCAAATCCATCGGACATGGAGGGGAATGA
- a CDS encoding HAMP domain-containing sensor histidine kinase, which translates to MSLIKELILQIFFVLIPFVLFNIYYRDKMRNYSDVFILVTSSISLFLAMTFSSAVIDGIIFDVRYVIMFFGLVYGGIQTGLLLLAEFVIYRIYLGGDGAVVALVISVISFSVSLLLYRTYKTTHRKTLFTLLMGMLFSFIALILTYFYFPRYFVENLMFHLLVIPLQNSLGSWILMSLFSKSVSDKEIFIKHAQNEKIETMSHVAASLAHEVRNPLTAVKGFLRLIQENPSDTIKTTQYMGICMEEIQRTEAILSEYLAISKPLTNRHELVNVAELLKVMRAVMSPFAILHNVELDVRTPDTSVNIMANPDEIKQVLVNFIKNAIEACADVRRGRVFLSLSVEEGKAVLVIKDNGIGMDEGQMKRLGSIYFSTKSSGTGLGLTYSYHVIHTIGGTVSVNSKPNVGTKFSIIFPYQEQ; encoded by the coding sequence ATGAGCCTAATAAAAGAATTGATCCTGCAAATTTTCTTTGTGCTGATCCCATTCGTCCTGTTCAACATCTACTACCGGGACAAAATGCGCAACTACAGCGATGTGTTCATTCTCGTAACGAGTTCGATCAGCCTGTTTCTCGCCATGACGTTTTCATCCGCCGTGATCGACGGCATTATTTTTGACGTTCGGTATGTCATCATGTTCTTCGGGCTTGTCTACGGCGGAATCCAGACAGGTCTGCTTCTCCTTGCCGAATTCGTCATCTACCGGATTTATTTGGGCGGCGATGGTGCAGTGGTCGCCCTCGTCATCTCGGTGATTTCCTTTTCCGTGTCTCTGCTTCTGTACCGAACATACAAAACAACCCACCGGAAAACGCTCTTCACCCTTTTGATGGGCATGCTGTTTTCGTTTATCGCCCTGATTCTGACCTATTTCTACTTCCCTCGTTATTTTGTCGAGAACTTGATGTTCCATCTTTTGGTTATTCCATTGCAAAATTCGCTGGGCAGCTGGATCCTGATGTCTTTGTTCAGCAAATCCGTGTCTGACAAGGAAATTTTCATCAAGCACGCGCAAAACGAAAAGATCGAAACGATGAGTCACGTCGCCGCCTCGCTCGCCCACGAGGTACGCAATCCGCTCACAGCGGTCAAGGGCTTCCTGCGGCTCATCCAGGAAAATCCGTCCGATACGATCAAAACGACGCAATACATGGGGATTTGCATGGAAGAAATCCAACGCACGGAAGCAATCCTCTCCGAGTACCTCGCCATCTCGAAGCCGCTGACCAACCGGCATGAGCTGGTGAATGTCGCCGAGCTGCTCAAGGTGATGCGGGCTGTCATGTCTCCTTTTGCCATCCTGCACAATGTAGAGCTGGATGTCCGTACGCCGGATACTTCGGTCAACATCATGGCCAATCCGGATGAAATCAAGCAGGTCCTCGTCAATTTCATCAAAAATGCGATCGAGGCATGCGCAGACGTCCGACGGGGTCGCGTGTTTCTCTCCTTGAGCGTTGAGGAGGGAAAAGCGGTCCTGGTCATCAAGGACAACGGGATCGGAATGGACGAAGGACAAATGAAGCGGCTGGGCTCGATTTACTTTTCCACCAAGTCAAGCGGCACGGGGCTGGGGCTCACGTACTCGTACCACGTCATCCATACCATCGGCGGTACAGTCTCCGTGAACAGCAAGCCGAATGTGGGCACCAAATTCTCCATCATCTTTCCTTATCAAGAGCAATAA
- a CDS encoding phosphoenolpyruvate hydrolase family protein has translation MNAKEAIRKTLTDSIQKRKPIIGVATGSGFSAKQAVEGGADLLLVLHASLFRNAGVSSLGSLLPFANSNEMVMKVGTREVLPHAGEKPVIFGVCATDPTIHRPVLIDQIIAAGFQGVNNFPSVGLIDGTVRELLEAEGMGFQQEVDFLAECAERGLFTIGFVFTQEQARAMAAAGVDVVCAHFGWTIGGGTGIKHGMSIPEAVRMAGGIFQAAKEVNPECLHMVYGGPIVSPEHASHFYLETSAIGVIGGSTFERIPTEERIKGVIGEFKRVGVLVEENRYLKKELQKKMRFDEIVGQSRAMQEIYEIISKVAGKNVNVLVQGESGTGKELIVRSIHYNSDRFKHAFIKVNCASLPEQLLESELFGHEKGSFTGAIQQRIGRFELAHQGTLFLDEIGEMSLVTQAKLLRAIQYREFERVGGSKTIKVDTRIVCATNRDLWKDVQEGRFREDLYYRLNVVSIQTVPLRELKEDIPLMVSHFLKKINEKFQSSINGLTPQAFDALLAYDWPGNVRELEHVLERASVLCEGDRIGLEDLPAHLQLVQWGAGGINERARERTVKPLKSLEKEWILEALAKHSWNRTKAAEALGFTRRTLFNKMKKYGIEPLPK, from the coding sequence ATGAATGCAAAGGAAGCCATCCGCAAAACCCTCACAGACTCGATCCAAAAACGCAAGCCGATCATTGGGGTAGCAACCGGGTCGGGCTTTTCGGCCAAGCAGGCGGTGGAGGGCGGCGCCGATTTGCTGCTGGTCCTGCACGCCAGCCTGTTTCGCAATGCGGGGGTGTCGTCTTTGGGCTCTCTGCTGCCCTTTGCGAACAGCAACGAGATGGTGATGAAAGTAGGCACGCGGGAAGTGCTGCCCCATGCAGGGGAAAAGCCCGTGATCTTCGGGGTGTGTGCGACGGATCCGACCATTCATCGTCCCGTGTTGATTGACCAGATCATCGCGGCGGGCTTTCAGGGCGTCAACAACTTTCCGTCGGTGGGGCTGATCGACGGAACCGTCCGAGAGCTGTTGGAAGCGGAAGGAATGGGCTTTCAGCAGGAAGTGGACTTCCTGGCGGAGTGCGCCGAGCGGGGGCTGTTTACGATCGGATTCGTGTTTACCCAGGAGCAGGCCCGCGCGATGGCAGCGGCCGGTGTCGATGTGGTCTGCGCCCACTTTGGCTGGACGATCGGGGGCGGCACCGGGATCAAGCACGGCATGAGCATCCCGGAAGCCGTTCGCATGGCCGGCGGTATCTTCCAGGCGGCCAAAGAGGTCAATCCGGAATGCTTGCACATGGTCTACGGCGGCCCCATCGTCTCCCCCGAGCACGCCAGCCACTTTTACCTGGAGACGAGCGCGATCGGGGTGATCGGCGGATCTACCTTTGAGCGGATCCCTACCGAAGAGCGGATCAAAGGTGTCATCGGCGAGTTTAAAAGAGTCGGCGTGCTGGTGGAAGAAAACCGCTACCTCAAAAAAGAGCTGCAAAAAAAGATGCGCTTCGACGAGATCGTCGGGCAGAGCCGGGCGATGCAGGAGATCTACGAGATCATCAGCAAGGTAGCGGGAAAGAATGTGAACGTCCTGGTCCAAGGGGAAAGCGGGACGGGCAAGGAACTGATCGTGCGCTCCATTCACTACAACAGCGACCGCTTCAAACACGCCTTCATCAAAGTGAACTGTGCGTCCCTGCCGGAGCAGCTGCTGGAGAGCGAATTGTTCGGGCATGAGAAAGGTTCGTTCACGGGAGCGATCCAGCAGCGAATCGGACGCTTCGAGCTGGCGCATCAAGGGACGCTGTTTCTGGACGAGATCGGCGAGATGAGTCTGGTGACGCAGGCCAAACTGCTGCGGGCGATCCAGTACCGCGAGTTTGAGCGGGTGGGCGGAAGCAAGACGATTAAGGTCGACACGCGAATTGTATGCGCTACCAATCGGGATCTGTGGAAGGACGTCCAGGAAGGGCGGTTTCGCGAAGACTTGTACTACCGCCTGAACGTCGTATCGATTCAGACCGTGCCCCTCCGCGAGCTGAAAGAGGATATCCCCCTGATGGTCAGCCACTTTCTGAAGAAGATCAACGAGAAATTCCAGTCTTCGATCAACGGACTGACGCCGCAAGCGTTTGATGCCTTGCTCGCCTACGACTGGCCGGGGAATGTCAGGGAGCTGGAGCATGTGCTGGAGCGGGCATCTGTCCTGTGTGAGGGCGACCGGATCGGTTTGGAGGATTTGCCTGCACATCTGCAGCTCGTGCAGTGGGGTGCCGGCGGAATCAATGAACGGGCAAGAGAAAGAACCGTCAAGCCGCTCAAATCGCTGGAAAAAGAGTGGATCCTCGAGGCGCTGGCCAAGCACTCCTGGAACCGGACCAAGGCTGCGGAAGCGCTGGGGTTTACCAGACGGACGCTGTTTAACAAAATGAAAAAATACGGCATCGAGCCTCTTCCCAAGTGA
- a CDS encoding sugar ABC transporter ATP-binding protein, whose amino-acid sequence MSTLQMQGIEKQFSGVPALRSVDFEVKAGEVHALLGANGAGKSTLMKILTGAYQLDSGTISIGGETVQIQSPQDAKALGIQCVYQEVDTALIPYLSVAENILQDRLVQATGSGWINWKRLYDESEELLRKFGFSIPVKMTVEECSLSEKQLILIARAALQKAKYVIFDEPTAPLSTKESERLFQIIAQLKQEGVGIIYISHRLPEIFEICDRITVMRDGRHVVTTETASTSIDEIIGHMLGKSFEEEFPKAKVDIGEPILEVKGAKGGKVRGADLTVREGEIVGVVGLVGAGKTELARLLFGADAAEAGDIRLKGAPLQLRTPKDAVDAGIVLVPEERRKEGIFVEESVKNNLSVASLTKWSRFGFVRGGSESGLARELVQRLGVKTADISQLVGFLSGGNQQKVAIGKWLETDASVFMFDEPTKGVDIGAKSDIYRLIGNLAQQRKGILYFSCEFPEVIGIADRILVMCEGRIVKELSREEATQEVIMYYASGGE is encoded by the coding sequence GTGTCCACTTTACAAATGCAAGGAATCGAGAAGCAGTTTTCCGGTGTTCCCGCCCTCCGCAGCGTCGATTTTGAAGTAAAGGCCGGAGAAGTGCACGCCCTGCTGGGTGCAAACGGGGCGGGAAAAAGCACCTTGATGAAGATTCTCACGGGGGCGTACCAGCTGGACAGCGGGACGATCTCCATCGGCGGCGAGACGGTCCAGATCCAGTCTCCGCAGGATGCCAAGGCGCTGGGGATCCAATGCGTGTACCAGGAAGTCGATACCGCGCTGATTCCTTATCTGAGCGTAGCCGAAAATATTTTGCAGGACCGGCTCGTTCAGGCAACGGGATCGGGATGGATCAACTGGAAGCGGCTTTACGACGAGTCAGAGGAGCTGCTTCGCAAATTCGGCTTTTCCATTCCTGTGAAAATGACCGTCGAAGAGTGCTCCTTGTCCGAAAAACAGCTGATCCTGATCGCGCGGGCTGCGCTGCAAAAAGCGAAATACGTCATTTTCGACGAGCCGACCGCGCCGCTCAGCACGAAGGAGAGTGAACGGCTGTTTCAGATCATCGCCCAGCTCAAGCAAGAAGGCGTCGGCATTATTTATATCTCCCATCGCCTGCCGGAAATCTTCGAAATTTGCGACCGCATCACGGTCATGCGGGACGGGCGGCACGTGGTCACGACGGAGACGGCGAGCACCAGCATCGACGAAATTATCGGCCACATGCTCGGAAAAAGCTTTGAAGAGGAATTCCCGAAAGCCAAGGTCGACATCGGCGAGCCCATCCTCGAAGTCAAAGGGGCAAAGGGCGGCAAAGTACGCGGAGCCGATTTGACGGTACGTGAAGGAGAGATCGTCGGAGTCGTCGGATTGGTCGGAGCGGGCAAAACGGAGCTGGCCCGCCTGCTGTTCGGCGCGGATGCGGCGGAAGCGGGGGACATCCGGCTGAAAGGAGCGCCGCTGCAGCTGCGTACGCCCAAAGATGCCGTCGATGCCGGGATCGTGCTCGTGCCGGAAGAACGGCGGAAGGAAGGCATTTTCGTCGAGGAATCGGTCAAAAACAATCTGTCGGTTGCCTCTCTGACCAAGTGGTCGCGTTTCGGCTTTGTCCGTGGCGGGTCCGAATCGGGACTGGCCCGGGAGCTGGTCCAGCGGCTGGGAGTCAAAACGGCGGACATCAGCCAATTGGTCGGATTTCTTAGCGGGGGAAACCAGCAGAAGGTAGCGATCGGCAAATGGCTGGAAACGGACGCCAGCGTCTTCATGTTCGACGAGCCTACCAAAGGCGTGGATATCGGGGCGAAAAGCGACATTTACCGGCTGATCGGAAATCTCGCCCAGCAAAGGAAAGGGATTCTTTACTTTTCCTGCGAGTTTCCGGAGGTCATCGGGATCGCAGACCGTATTCTCGTCATGTGCGAGGGCCGGATCGTAAAAGAGCTGAGCCGCGAAGAAGCTACGCAAGAAGTGATCATGTATTATGCAAGCGGAGGTGAGTAA